AATTATcacattgcaaaaataaatcaagacaCATCAGAAAATGACtgcaaaatgagtcattttggtACATTCAATATGTGAGTGATGCTGGTTCACAACATGAGATAAGAGTACAATGTGAAGTAGAAGTGTTATTTTCTGCTATACTGTCGATTGCACATGATAGTCCATATCCCTGCATGTCCAGTTATTCTGCATATTCTGCAATAGATGATGTGTTGCAAAGCAGGAGGAAGAGAGGAGACATTCTGCATTTTTCTCCTCCATCTATCTAACTATATCGCTATATATAATAGTAATAGAAGAAAAGATGGAGTCGATCATCCCATTGCAGTTACAGCAGCTTTCGCCCGAAGGCTTTCTACAAGATTTTGGAGTGTGTTTGTGGGATTTCTGTTGTCTATTCATCCAGAAGAGCAGTCGGTCAGAGGGCGCTGATGTCTCTGGTTGACTcagtcaagttcttccacaccaaagtcaTTCAAGCATGCCCTTAGGGACCTTTGCGCTCTGTGGAACTGTCATGCAGGAACAGGATATGACCTTCTATAACGTGTTCCCTTAAAATTTGGAAGCATAGGATTGTCCGAACTGTCTTAAAAATATGATAAGGTGCCCTCTAAGTATGTCTAATAACCTTTGGCTCCGTAATGCATAGGACAACAACAATTCTTGTCTTTTGAACAACTATTGCAAATTTATCTCCAAAACTAGAGGACCCCTTGCCTTGGCTTTACTGTATTTATGCAACTTTGTGCAACCAAATACTCAACAAAATGGTTGAGTTACTAATATACTAAAATCTTGTTAGAGCATTTAATTTGAGGGAACAGTACAGGTATGACGGACAACCCACCCGGGGTGAACCTATACATAACCTTTAACATATCACATTTAGCACTCAGAAACATCATGAAAGTAGCAcgcacaaaaacatacaacaacTGAAGTATACGGTATTTGTGAAAACCTTAATATGCTAATGCAAACAACAGGGGCTGGGGGTGTCCTCATAGCGAGTTAATAAGACAGTTGATGATGCAAATAGATTGTAATTTATAGAATAGATCAccgattgttttgttttattttggggaggggtgggggacTACTAACTACTGATGAGAATGTTTTACAATTAAaccaatgaagaaaaaaagaaaccctgCAACAACTCTGCTTTCTTTGTGTGTCAGTGTAGACTGAAATCCAACAGCCGATCAATATTTAATGACTGAATACTTAAATACTAGGTTTTGCATCACGTCACGACAATCTAAAAAGATGATGCGCTTCAACATATGCACACAAATAGTCTCAAGAGATAACTAATAGATACAGTCGGTCagaaattccaaaataatgtaaCAGCTGAACAACAATCCAGAACCCAGTCGTGTGAAAGTTGAAAGTATATTGATTATCAGTGTGGGATTTATTAATAAAGAacagtggttccttgagatacaagtttaatttgtgaccatgctcataactcaaaacactaaaTCAtcttcccctttgaaatgaatgggaatcccattcatctgttccaagttcccccccaaaaacaaatgtgcttcttaagaaggaaaatagcactctatgatattgtactatacataaaaaacacatagtaataacattataaaataaaatgtaaaaaggtaaacagtttgtgcatcatgattaattcatagTGGCTCCTTCTGATATGTGCAACTTGGCCAActgagggcagtataatacagtcatgtagACACAAACCACGACGAGGTTTAAAATTTGTcgaagtgactcagtaagctagagtaatagtttttgtttggtgCAGAGGATAAAAGAATATGTGCCCGTGAATACCGTTATGCTGTCTGTCTacctgtgttgctgcaccgtttgttttcaaatatctaaTGCTTTAAGAGTTATAACACAACCACATAGACCcgatttgttagcctgtctagggcattttgcattgtgtgtgagCAATTTGCATTGTTAAGatagcctctttttttgaagaattgtgcACTACCTGctcaactgctgcttgttgtttcaatttagagtcttcaatcaacctaccatgcatgttttgggatgcgGGGGGGAAACCGGAcctgattgaaccccggtccgcagaactgcgaggcagacgctctaaccattcggccaccgtgccgccacgacGGCTCATATTTCGAAAAAGTCACAAGTTAGgtcgctcatatctcaaggcaccactgtaatttgAAGCTTTGTATCAGAACAACggatccaaaaaaaataaaaagaaaaatttaaaaaaagacagactTCATCCAACAAAAGGTACTGGCAGACTATTTCTGGTAATAGCGGACCAGCTATGCTGCCCAGCTATGATGGCACATTTAATATATATGACATATACTTAGTAGTTCTGATAAATcctgcacacaaaataaaatgccatACATGCCAGTGGAATTCTAGTGAGATGGCTGTGTTTTAAACTGTGCTGTTTTCCAGAAAGAAACATGGAATGCACTAGTGATGTCGTTGTTTCGCAAAGTAAACttgtcaaaacaaaagaaaattgtgCATCCCTTTTGGTTCTGTCCAACTTAACAGTTCATGTACCTAAACTGTGATTCCCAGGAAAACTTTGAAGCTAATTTACATCACTTAAATTCTAAGAATGTCTATTGAGACATTAATAAATCAACACAACCGGTATATTTAGCCTGTTCttggaagaatatatgccaatTGTCATTTTGCGAAATATACAGgctgtcccaaaagtcactatacactacctttttttctattttgtttcaggTATCATGTGGACAGCCATgcggccatcagcatttgacagcttcgGCTCTGCAGgttttgtaagcatatcattcTCTTATCCGTGACTCACCATTTGACATCGGAGCAAAAGTTCTCCCATCCTTGACTGCAGTTGagcgccagtttgagaagctttatggtaATTTGCGCTATCCATGGCAGGTTTCTCCAAACCATGCAGTGGAAGGCCTGCTACCACCGCTGTAATGAAAACGCCAATCCCATAGAGCAGGCGTTTGCGCAAAGCCAGCCTATCTGGAAGACCAAACTGAAACTCAGCATTAACAAAATCTCAACTCAGCGAATGCTTTGGCGAGCAATAAAGCCTTACACGTACGGACGTTCGGGATTTTGAGCATCATAATCTTTCACTTAAAGCCTTTGAGCAACCTGAATTCATTACGTAAATTGTACGACATGTTGGAGCGGTGTGATGGCCAAAAAGCTTCCCAAGCTGGCAATGAACTGCAGTCAGGGACAGAAACACTGCAATGTTGCCCCAATGTCAATTGGGGAGCCATGGGCAAAGGAATGATATGCTTCTAAAAATTGCAAAGCCTAAGCtatcaaatgctgatggcctcaagGTTGTCCGAAGGGTTACCTAAAACGAAATAGAAAAATGGTAGTGTATCATGACTTTTGGGACATCCTGGAtttcagtgttgtacctgaacgagttcaatgaacaaaagttcatgaactagttcatattttgtgcgatTGTGAAGGGAATTAAGTTCATTTCTGCATGATGAATGTAATTGAGAATGCCTTCATTCTGGCATCAAAGAAAGGTTTTCAAACGAAAGttgattttcattcaagagtgtaAAGTTTCGCTCGGGACTTCCAGGGCAAAACCCATCTGGACACATagatacgagccttcatatgtcaggGATGAACACTGTACTTGGCAaccgccattcatgtttacattcggCAGGCACGTTGCAGCAGCCTGCGTGCGCGAgttgcattcagggacactgcaaATGGGAGTGATTGTGTTCGTTGGTTGttttgtccatgtctatatgtgccctgcgactgactgggaaccagttcacggtgtagtccgctgggataggctccagcgccccgcgatcctaaccaggataagcggtgttgaaaatggatggatggatggatcctatACCATAACCCCAACTAAAGACACAGTTTTGGTGTGAGAGAAAATTGCATTTTACTATGTTGTGATTGAAGGCTTCCCAAAGATATCTTGAATTTCTGATGGGAAAACATTGCAGTACAGTTGCCTTTTTGGCCACTGTTCTTGACAGGATGTCTATAACGTTTTCATAATatttgcgcacacacacacacaccgttgtGATGagtttttaaatcattctgTACTTTTACAACACTTTTtgatattttaagaaaacagaTGCCATAGAAGTTTCCTCATGTTGTGCAACATACCTACAAAGACCCTGGTTTACTGTACGAGGTACCACCCGGTCGTCCCCTTCCCCTTCAAGGCATTCAGGCACTGCATTATTAACTAAAATGACACATGGGAGAGCAGAGAGCTAACtgttaacaaatgaaaaaaaaaaatcatgaaaagcCCTATCACtgtttgtgtgtccgtgtgtttGTTGGTGATCAGGCTCCGTCATAGTTCACGGAGGATGATTCTGAGGGGTGGATGATTCAATGGACAACAAGTTACTTTCAGATAATTCCTGTGGCCACATCCTTGCCAAAAAATAATGGTCTTGCCCTTGGCCCATGCATCAACCTTCTACAGAGTTAGTAGAAGTAAGTTTTGCAGTTATTTTCCACAAACTTACGATCAAACCAACAAGAAAGTGTGATCACATAGAGTACCTCTTTCCACAAGCTTTTgtgcttggtggaggtaatcgCACAAGTATATGATATGTACGGTCCAGGTGTGACTATAAATGTTTTGACTAAagaatatgcatgtttttttttttttgtggaaagacAAATAATTCAAGTAGCCTTAGTTTGTACGTTGCAATCATTAATAATGACACCCTTAAGGAACGCACTTGTGATGTTTTGCTGAACAGTGCAGCATGACCTAGAGAGTGTGTtgactgaccaaaaaaaaaaaaaaaatgaacagagTCCTTGTTTCTACAGCTTCGGTGCAGGCCCAACACAGCTTGATAGTGATAGACTCTGTAATCTTGAGTCCATTGCACCTACTTGCCAAGATCGTGCTGTTGTGAAAACCACATTTGTCAGTCCTCGTCTGGCTGGTCCTTTTTGTGACTCTGGCCTGTGGAAGCTCTGCTGAGACAATTGAACTACCTCCTGCAGTTTCATATCTAAGCGCAGTGGGAGAGGCTGAGCTTCAGCAATCCCTCTGTGTGCATCTTGTAGAGGAGTTTGAACTCAGCAGGCAACTGATGGGCCTCCTGCCATTTGGTGGTGAACTTGGTGCCCTTCTTGTCGTAGTAGTGATAAGGCAGCTCCTTCCCCGTGTTGGGGTCCCAGCCGAATGGCCAGAAGCCGTACAGGTGGATCTGGTCACACATAGAAGACGCCAGGGTGTACATCAGGATGCCAGTGCTCAGACGCTTTGGCGACAGCTGTTTGGTTTTCCAGTAGCTGGTGAGTCCAGTTGAAAGGAAAAATTAAGAGAACAGGTCATTAGAATGCAGACCAAGGCACAGGATTCGTAGCTTTACTTCACATTTTTCCGAAGCACTATTAAAACGATTGATGATGGTAAAGGTTTGACTCCTACATAATTTCCTTTATTTGTTTTGGTGAaaagaatttgaaatcagaCAAAAAGGTCAAACAAGAATACTATATTACATACTCCAAGGCTGTAATGGTATGCCTGCAGTGACTTCACACtgaggctattttttttttgtcatactgGTCCCCTCTTCTTATCATTACTCCGCTTGATGCAATGCTATCACTTGGACAcattggatttgaacccagtcaAAATGTTACTGCAGCTCTGTTGCTCAACATGCTCaaataaacttatttttttaaatcccaaaaaGGCAGGCATTGCTCAAAAAAAGTACTCCATTTTTGGTTGCATGAATAAAATatggtaaaatgacaaaagatttcccctcttttcctcaaaaataatcaaataatatatgTTAACCATTTTAGTCATGTGCAGCCGATGCACAGTATGTTTGAAGAAGTAAATTCACATTAATGCTATTcgacggtaaaaaaaaaaaaaaacaagtggtggggacgctacatttactcaatatTAATAAAACTACTATCTCTTAACAGGTTCCAACTTGTCCTAGAAGCGAATATGCAGTGTTTTCAGCACGTTAGCTAAACCAATAAACACtttcttaattttgaaattacatttttttaatcaaaagcatgatgacaaacaaaaatgtggcaatAAAGTCATCCGATACGATGTTGTAAGATGGCATATTTGCATGGTCTTCCTTTCAATTCCTTCTATGGTATTTTGGTTTAGCTGAGTCATTTCTTATTCATATGCAATTGCAAGTTTGTTTTAAGTACAGCAACAACTCCTGCATCTATCtccttgtgattttttttaaagagacattaatattaattaaaacaataataatcaaattCTAATCATTCCTACCCTCCCTGAGGCCAATCAGAATTCTTGGATGGATTAGATGTAGCTGTGATGACTAATGGCATCTTTTATACTCTCACACTGCTGAGTTAGAGAGCAGAACCTCTTCAAACCGGCCTCAACAAAAGGCGCTCGGCAAGTGTTTGAGGTGCTGAAAGCCTGCCTGAGCTACTTAAACGTGGTAATACTTCCCCAGCAGGTAGATTTAATGGGCTTGGTGAAGATTAGGCTACTGTAAGAGTGGCCCATTCTGCTACTACAACACTAAGAACCAGACTTAAATCCCTCGCTGCAGTTTCAACTCGGTGCCATACCTTTCACTAAATAGTAGTTTCCCGGTAATCTGGCTTTGGAGCTTAAATCTCTTctttgccacacacacacacacagacacacacacacacgcgcacacacacacatagtaaaGACAAATGTCAACATGTGGTCGCGAGCTGTTGTTCAGAAGTTTAATTTTAGTCTGAATTCGAAATATAACAAGGTTAATTATaaacaatgacacattttcaACTTTAAAAGGTTCTTTGTGGCAAATGCCGTTATACAAACAAAGAGTACGAAGTATCCAAAAATCCAAATATTGATCTTGTATATCTCCTTTCTccttcagattattatttttttttttctgactaaaAACATAGTCTAGTCTTAGACGAAacacaaagagagagaaaataaataattgcttGAATACAAATTGATGGGTTTCTGGAGtccctgcccacccatcaagtgtgaaattaaacaaccaagtaaatattttggtagctgcctattttcaaaaatgggTTTGTGAGCAAGCCGGTCTGAATTCTGCCACCCAGTTACATAACACCGATTTTCTCCACCCAGGACTTGGCACCTAGGCTGGGTAAAGGGCcgccatcttaaaaaaaaaaactaccaactGCTGGACTTCACAGAAGCTCTATCATGTCATCAGATAAGCAGGTAAGCAGACTTGCATTattagcacagattagcattagctaacagtaGTATCAGTGAAGTTGTTGACATGGAAGGAAGGGGGTATTTTTGTTTGGCTGTGTCCGCTGCATGCAACACAATGCTCAGATctgcacactaattgacaagtgtaatcgGCGGCTTGGTGATAAAGTTCTACCTCCACGAGTGAAAAAGTCTGTTTGTGCCAGGTTTGCATCTGTTAGTTcacttttttgttaaatatcAGATTATTTCCAAGTATATGGAGGATGACAAACAGACCGGTGGTGACATTATGAgttttaattaatttcttttgggggcgggggggttgggggtggaTGGCTTCATTAATGCTTTTATGACTCAAACAGcgaaaaataaaattctcttCTTCATGATGATTTATCAATGTGTCAAACCGCCGTAGTGTAGTGTACTTATTCgatttttctgagccgcttatcctcacaagggtcgcgggagcgctggagcctatcccagctatacttgggtgagaggcggggtgcaccctgaactggttgccagccaatcgcagggcacatataaacaaacaaccatttgcactcacattcacacctacgggcaatttagagtcttcaatcaacctaccatgcatgttttggggatttgggaggaaaccggagtgcccggagaaaacccacgcaggcacggggagaacatgccaccgtgccgcccttgttTGGAATCACTGTTGTAAATAGATCCTAGTATCAACTTCTCTTGCTATTTCTTCAGTGTAGCATTCATTACTCACACTTTAATTGCTGATGAACTATAGTTTCTATGCATGTGAGGGTGCATATCTTACTTGTTTATGTACTGCATGATGTTTCCAGGCCAGGCCAGCTTGACCTTCAGCTGACCGCGATGTTCCACAAAGAAGTCCACCAGTGTCCTGGTCACTGTAGCTGAAGTGTGGAAGAAGAATGCTGGAATCCAAAGAATTGCACCATCCAGCTTCTTTAAACTCAGGAAGAAGTTATTCCTGTCCTGCACCGTCAATAGGTTGTTATAGTATTTCTCTAAGATACTCGGGTTAAAGGTTGTCATGTTTGTGCGGCGCCCAACATCTCTTTTAAAGATCTCTGTCGGTGCAAAGTTGCAGCGGAAGACAAAGTCAAACTTCTCAATCTGGTCACCACAACGTGAGCCGGTGAGGATGCCACTGTTGCCGACAACGGCGCAGACATTGTAGTGCTTGTTAAGAATCGGCGAGACCTCGGGGAGGAGTGAGCGGAAGTTCTCGCCGATGGAGTAGACGTACTTGTGGCTGGAATATGCGTAATGCATCAGCTGGCCAATGCGGACTAAGCTGCGCGTTAATGTGAAGTTGTGAGGAATGTCGATGTGCTGAGAGATTTCCTTCCTGAAAGAAGCAAAATTCACGaggcaaaaattaaaaattgggacataGTCGTTGGCAAAACTGAATATTTATTGGAAATTGACTGTGATTGTGCATGTTTTCCTTTCGCTACAGACATGTAATAGTCAACCTAATGTTATGAAAACAAACTTAAGTTTTGCtcaaacactgaatctggaataggcaaattttaatattataaacacatggGAAATCAATTTTGCTGTTGAAGACACATCAGTGAGTGCTATTTGTTTAtctgaatatccatccatccatccattttcggagccgcttctcctcactagggtcgcgggcgtgctggagcctatcccagccgtcatcgggcaggaggcggggtacacactgaactggttgccagccaatcgcagggcacatacaaacaaacaaccattcgcactcacagtcacacctacgggcaattttagagtctccaattaatgcgtgtttatgggatgtgggaggaaaccggagtgcccggagaaaacccacgcgggcacggggagaacatgcaaactccacacaggcggggccggggattgaacccgggtcctcagaactgtgaggctgacgctgtaaccagtcgtccaccgtgccgcctttatctgaataaatacaataaaatattttgtctttatttgtagCGTGTCGAGtttcttttaaatgaaaaacattttgaaaaggccaacaacaaaacaacccaaaaactaagaatgtccttcaataaaaatccaacttTTAAACTGTTAACAATTAACAGGAGTTGAAAAAGTGCATGACGAAAACATTTATTCAAGCTATGTTTTAGTCTTTTGTTACAGTCACGAGTCCGCACACaagacaaacaggtctgtcctTTACTTTGGTGAACACATAAtatgcctcccacctgtcttaaAAGCTCCTTCTTACCATCTTTTGCTTGGCCATTTTTCAGAAGGGGAGGTGTAAGTTTGCCCGAGGAGACTGACAGCATGGTTGCTAATAACCGCAACAGAAACGCAGAGGGCACTTGCTGGTCTCGACTGACgcgccaacacactagcaaagcattctagGATTTGTAGTATTAGCGGCGCATGCACTATATACTGGCAGGCCAGCTGTGATACACATTTGACatggccaaatataattacatctcTGGCCAGATTCGGCCCCAGGGCCAAAATTTGACATACCTGTAGATCCCTAGACTgagtgccagccaatcgcagggcacatattaacagACATTTACACTCACgtcacacctatggataatttaTTCTATATCATATATTCTTCTTCatataatatgtatttatatagaaTTTCATTCAtatcattttattatatattttttgtccttaatgtgcccgaagttagctgggaccttgtgaggataaagcggtacagaaaatggatggatggtgatcCCAATACTTGTTTCGCGACACCTGCAGAATTCAGTTATTTTACACAGACATACGTACCTCTGTTGGATAAAAGCTGTGCTGTTGTACCTCCATTTAGAGGAATTCTTCAGGTCCTCACTAAGAGCATTGGTCAATGGCATGAAAACTGGATCCAGATACTTCAGTGCCAACTGGGAGCTACACGGGGAGGAAGTAAAATGGGAAAGTAGTCAACAAGTTTAGATGCAAAAATTTGGTTTGGTACCTTGCTCAAGTGCATCTTGACTGTAATCAGCATGCAGACATTTGACCCAGATCAAATGTCTTTCCAGATAAGGTATTGCCAATCCTTTGATCCATCTTAATCATTATAGTCACACAAACGGAACCCAAAAATTCATCTTTCCTATTGATAAAAAGAGTCAGTCACATTTTACACTGAAATATCAGAGGAACACGAGCAAAAGAGGTGCAGGGACAGAAGAAGGaacaaataatatatacagtatctgcGTTTACTTGagctcattttttttcattcattagtTCCTTTTGATATTATCACAAAATATAGTACTTACATTAGCCAATAAACATGcaatttgaaaataatatagagcttgacgttatatttttgcattgaagATCTTGTGTAAGAAACCCACAAAGAAGTGTATTGGAGTTTGTGTGGCTTATATTTACTGGTAAAGTACTGGCATCTCCCCTTATCAGAACAAAAATTCCTGATTTGTATTTCCAGCAATTCACCTACATTTTTCTGAACTCCCCCTATAATCTATCCTTGTAGTCTGACACATCACCCCGCTGTATCAAAGAAAGAATAACGGTACTTCAAATGTACTCATATTCTGCCTTAGCAGCAATAAGCGTAAACACTAACAAACTCGTCAAGCGAACCTTGGTGGATTAATACGGACACGTGCACCAACTCTACCTGACCGATGTACTTGTTTTATTGCTTATTGAACGGCTGGAGAGAAAAGACATCAGACTTTTACAAGTCAGCAATGGACCACCGGCGAGTGGTAACTTAGTGATGGATGCAACACGTAAATCAGTTAGCTGCAGACTCGTTTGTGGGTTTCAGAGGAAGTGGAAGTGCAACTGTAGCATTTCAGCTCTTTCCGGTCTCTGAACTTGATCGCAATCTTCAAGTGGTGCACAAGTCAGAAAACTTGTTAGAGCACAAGACTTAATTTGTTTCTCCCCATGAGGTTAATTGGACAGTTcaaactgcattaaaaaaaaaattaataaaacaaatggcacattgtaaacgtgagtgtgaatggttgtttgtctatatatgccctgctaTTGACTGACGGCCAGTCTAGGGCATACCACACCTCTCTCTCAGTCGGCTCCAGCTGAACGCTGATGGAATTTATTTGCCTCCCCAACACTTTAGTTTACAGACACATTTAATGTGGCAAACTGGAATTTTATGGGTACTTTCTTGAGTGTAGCTTTCAACCTTTTAAATGTTCTATAGCCACACAGTGGGTAAcctttaagataaaaaaaatcggTCTTGAACTGTGTCCAActcaaagcaacattttttacatCGCAACACAACtgagcaacaaaaaaacagctactgTATCAGTGTAGTGCAAAGTATCGCAAAATAAGTTAGAAGGATAATTAAAATCCTCGTGGATAAGGAGCCAATCTGTAAGTTTTGGGCTTTGCAACTGGTTCGAGTCCTACTgcagacaaaataagaaaatgccAACCGGTTGTTGTAGGGATGCCGGTCTGCTAACTGACTGTTGCCAAGGTGTCTTTGACCGaggcccttgagcaaggcaccgatGTGTGGTGTGAAACAGAAAGACAGTATGCAGCAGAGTATCAGTTGTATTTCCCAGGCCCGCAAAAAAGGACTTACGCACAGACGGGAGAATATGCCCCCTTGTGAAGACAGAATTACTGCTGTAGATCTTGTGTGTCATTAGATTGCGCACTTGTACCAATGAAGTGCGTAATGACTGCGTCTTGACTTACCTGAGGTCAGGTTTGCGAGGTGGCCTTTCGCTGTAGAAagaatatgaaacaaatacagacTCAGTAAGTCAACTGCAAACCCTTTGAAGAAACAAAAGAATATTTGAACATGCTTTCATCGCAATTCAAATGTAATgcatgtaaataaaaatcatttttcgTATTGCTACTGACAATTGATATTAGGCAAAGTTATCAATTATTTGGATACATAAAACACATAGTATTAGAGCACAATGTTTTATTGCCAAGACCTACAGTTGAGTCCTGTGAAAGTGTCGGCCTGATTGTGGAGCTACAGGAGGGTTGAGGGAGCCACATTTCATTTGACTTACATGACTTATTTTTGGTTGCATTATGCATCCAAtagtcacaaaagcaaaacagtcTCACTGCGACAGTCATGCAACATTGCAAAAGGAAACGTGAGGATTTGTCCACCATCCACCAAAAGACCTTCACGTTTAACTCACTCAAAGCATAACCTTGGCCCACCCTGACACCCAAGCGAGAAGGAAAATGATTACAGCAGGAGGGAAATAAATGGAGCTCTTCTGCTGTAAATCAGAGTCAAGGGCAGTTTGCTGACTTCCAGAACATTTGCTAGATCAACTGTGTTTTAGCATCACACTCTTGATCGCACATGAAGGATTTCCATGGAGGTGCACTGTAATGGCCCTGCTAAACCCTATCTAGTGCCAACACAGTTCCTCTTTGAACAGGAAAGTATTTAATCCACAGCATCATTaagaaaagacacaaaagaaaatggaaaaacctAATGAGGCCTTGGAATAGTTTTGAACCAGGGAAGTAGTTCTTCTACAAATACA
The sequence above is a segment of the Phyllopteryx taeniolatus isolate TA_2022b chromosome 15, UOR_Ptae_1.2, whole genome shotgun sequence genome. Coding sequences within it:
- the st8sia3 gene encoding sia-alpha-2,3-Gal-beta-1,4-GlcNAc-R:alpha 2,8-sialyltransferase, translated to MVRIASALGLVMFSVALLILSLISYVSIKKDFLLGTPRYGPNGGPRMYMFHTGYRERPPRKPDLSSQLALKYLDPVFMPLTNALSEDLKNSSKWRYNSTAFIQQRKEISQHIDIPHNFTLTRSLVRIGQLMHYAYSSHKYVYSIGENFRSLLPEVSPILNKHYNVCAVVGNSGILTGSRCGDQIEKFDFVFRCNFAPTEIFKRDVGRRTNMTTFNPSILEKYYNNLLTVQDRNNFFLSLKKLDGAILWIPAFFFHTSATVTRTLVDFFVEHRGQLKVKLAWPGNIMQYINNYWKTKQLSPKRLSTGILMYTLASSMCDQIHLYGFWPFGWDPNTGKELPYHYYDKKGTKFTTKWQEAHQLPAEFKLLYKMHTEGLLKLSLSHCA